In Naumovozyma dairenensis CBS 421 chromosome 2, complete genome, the following are encoded in one genomic region:
- the YPT52 gene encoding Rab family GTPase YPT52 (similar to Saccharomyces cerevisiae YPT52 (YKR014C); ancestral locus Anc_1.289), which yields MLQFKLVLLGDSSVGKSSIVHRFVKDSFDELRESTIGAAFLAQTIKIKDTETQEDIDIKFEIWDTAGQERYKSLAPMYYRNANAALVVYDLTQKNSLSKAMSWVDELKSKVGDEDLVIYLVGNKLDLCDNVENRGGKEQEEEENKRVVTTQEADSYAKDQGLLFAEISAKTGQGVKEVFQTIGEKLYEIKKPELLAKKNREYGRNSSEAVDINIQRPNTNDPTSCCS from the coding sequence ATGTTACAATTCAAATTAGTCCTATTAGGTGATTCATCTGTTGGTAAATCCTCCATAGTTCACAGATTCGTCAAAGattcatttgatgaattgagAGAATCTACCATCGGTGCAGCATTCTTGGCACAAACTATAAAGATTAAAGATACTGAAACTCAAGAGGATATTGATATCAAGTTTGAAATTTGGGATACTGCAGGGCAAGAACGTTATAAATCTTTGGCTCCTATGTATTATAGGAATGCTAATGCTGCTCTGGTTGTTTATGATTTGACCCAAAAGAACTCGTTGAGTAAGGCAATGAGTTGGGTcgatgaattgaaaagtaaAGTTGGGGATGAAGATTTGGTCATTTACTTAGTAGGGAATAAATTGGATTTATGCGATAATGTTGAAAATCGAGGAGGAAAAGAacaagaggaagaagaaaataagaGGGTAGTGACTACACAGGAAGCTGACTCTTACGCGAAGGATCAAGGTTTGTTATTTGCTGAAATTAGTGCCAAGACCGGTCAAGGTGTTAAAGAAGTGTTCCAAACAATTGGTGAAAAGTTGTACGAAATTAAAAAACCTGAATTACTGGCAAAGAAAAACAGAGAATATGGGAGAAATAGTTCGGAAGCTGtagatattaatattcaaagacCAAATACAAATGATCCAACTTCATGTTGTAGTTAG
- the MIC60 gene encoding Mic60p (similar to Saccharomyces cerevisiae YKR016W; ancestral locus Anc_1.288) has product MFQAVSSSRIPIGKTTNRLLLLRDHRYLATINSGAVSSSPFVKPKKHTFRNTIFIVTGFYLLGLTISEKYDGKFKDFFIGYVPGGKQLTDWYDSFEFNRLKEKYSSIITGRTIGIPIHRPIPKKITDDKSEQEPENEQKAKTLLTEKSIATELLKLNPIEKELNNNESPLDDQFRSIVNHFNILIKLINDQQYLLPMDQRDSIVSKYDALISDLFILNKNLDESIMKSVLQRTAEFTSQLNSQFDSNLKKHSVELNKEYNDKFTDFKSELEKRSKEQLEMELKSIEELLLQRHANEMKLLSITQVKEFNKIIEEKVSGERNGKLAHLDELDQRISEFTSSIDKLDSYLTKNETIKRLVINLENLRNKLYTNVSRSVQINKELNKIKTLIDILPNSCHDDHCCSKKHTQTLLDVTIQQLNDIATDEKILSNDQLFNRWNLLENDFKTASLLPANAGLLAHMTAKFFSNFLFTKNGISPDSKDLDAIFARVKEYLRFSQLDKALEEVVTLEGWPHVLCQEWIKETRRKLEIEALVDILDNEIKLL; this is encoded by the coding sequence ATGTTTCAAGCTGTTTCCTCCTCGAGGATACCGATTGGTAAAACTACTaatagattattattattaagagaCCATCGTTATCTAGCGACAATCAATTCAGGTGCAGTATCTTCATCACCATTTGTAAAGCCCAAGAAACATACATTTAGGAACACTATTTTTATAGTAACAGGGTTTTATTTATTAGGATTGACAAtaagtgaaaaatatgatgggaaatttaaagatttctTCATTGGGTACGTGCCAGGTGGTAAACAATTGACTGATTGGTATGATagttttgaattcaatagACTGAAGGAAAAATATAGTAGTATTATCACGGGGAGAACTATCGGTATTCCTATTCATAGACCAATACCTAAGAAAATCACTGATGATAAATCAGAGCAAGAACCAGAAAATGAACAGAAAGCCAAGACATTGCTTACTGAGAAGAGTATCGCTactgaattattaaaattgaatcctatagaaaaagaattgaataacAATGAGAGCCCATTAGATGACCAATTTAGGTCCATCGTGAATCATTTTAATATCCTGatcaaattaattaatgatcAACAATACCTATTGCCTATGGATCAAAGGGATTCAATCGTTTCCAAATACGATGCTTTGATCTCAGATCTATTTATACTCAACAAAAATTTGGATGAGTCTATCATGAAAAGTGTCCTGCAAAGAACAGCAGAATTTACAAGTCAATTGAATTCACAATTCGATTCCAATTTGAAGAAGCATTCTGTTGAgttaaataaagaatataatgataaatttacAGATTTCAAATCAGAATTGGAGAAAAGATCCAAAGAACAGTTAGAAATGGAGTTGAAAAGTATTGAAgagttattattacaaagaCATGCcaatgaaatgaaattattatctattaCACAAGTGaaagaatttaataaaatcattgaagaaaaagtaaGTGGTGAAAGAAATGGGAAGTTAGCTCATTTAGATGAGTTAGATCAACGGATATCCGAGTTTACAAGCtctattgataaattagattCTTACTTAACGAAAAATGAAACTATTAAACGGTTGGTCATAAACTTAgaaaatttaagaaataaattatacACTAATGTTTCTAGAAGTGTCcaaataaacaaagaattaaacaaaataaaaacctTAATAGACATTTTGCCCAATAGTTGTCATGATGATCATTGCTGTTCCAAAAAACATACACAAACATTACTTGACGTAACGATACAACAACTGAACGACATTGCAACTGATGAAAAGattctttcaaatgatCAATTATTCAATAGATGGAACCTATTAGAAAACGATTTCAAAACTGCGTCATTATTACCAGCCAATGCAGGTTTATTAGCTCATATGACTGCAAAATTCTTTTCTaactttttatttactaaGAATGGTATCTCTCCTGATTCAAAAGATCTAGATGCTATATTCGCAAGagtaaaagaatatttaagaTTTTCTCAACTCGATAAAGCTCTCGAAGAAGTGGTTACTTTAGAAGGCTGGCCACATGTATTATGTCAGGAATGGATAAAAGAAACAAGGagaaaattggaaattgaAGCATTAGTTGACATTCtagataatgaaattaaactGTTATGA
- the PRY2 gene encoding sterol-binding protein (similar to Saccharomyces cerevisiae PRY1 (YJL079C) and PRY2 (YKR013W); ancestral locus Anc_1.291), which produces MKISQKLALFASASSLVSAAPVAITVTEHIHKAATVTVQGMLYVENGNTFTTYTTIGIPTLQATSISQTSSIGNAFATVATAPAVIDEDEVLARSTSSSATSTLDIISTQKPIIRTLVSPTTTSNGVIATSPTPVVEQATTTTTTSNTQAVEQPAIETTTTSPVIEQQQPTTTTVAAAVAATTTAAAAATDSGNDNLSDFASSMLNEHNNKRSLHQNTPSLSWSDELAXHAQNYADAYDCSGNLVHSGGSYGENLALGYSSTGSIDAWYNEISDYDFSNPGFSESAGHFTQVVWKSSTQVGCGIKDCSSNGWGSYVICSYDPAGNVIGNFADNVEPLA; this is translated from the coding sequence ATGAAGATCTCACAGAAATTAGCCTTGTTCGCTTCTGCTTCCTCTTTAGTTTCTGCTGCACCAGTTGCTATTACTGTCACTGAACATATCCATAAAGCTGCTACCGTTACAGTCCAGGGTATGCTTTATGTGGAAAATGGTAATACTTTCACTACGTATACAACTATCGGCATTCCAACTCTACAAGCTACATCCATTTCACAAACCTCTTCTATCGGTAATGCTTTTGCTACCGTTGCTACTGCACCTGCAGTTAtcgatgaagatgaagttCTTGCCCGCTCgacttcttcttctgcgACGTCTACGCTCGACATCATATCTACTCAAAAACCAATAATCAGAACCTTAGTATCTCCAACTACAACATCTAATGGTGTTATTGCAACGTCACCTACTCCTGTTGTCGAACAggcaacaacaaccacCACAACATCCAACACTCAAGCTGTAGAGCAACCAGCTATTGAAACTACAACTACGTCACCAGTTATcgaacaacaacaaccaacGACAACGACAGTggctgctgctgttgctgctACCACTACTGCTGCTGCTGCAGCTACTGACAGtggtaatgataatttatctGATTTTGCTTCATCCATGTTAAATGAACATAACAATAAGAGATCTTTACATCAAAACACTCCATCATTATCATGGTCCGATGAATTAGCCNNACATGCACAAAACTATGCTGATGCGTATGATTGTTCAGGTAATTTGGTCCATTCTGGTGGATCCTATGGTGAAAATTTAGCATTAGGTTATTCTTCCACAGGATCCATTGATGCGTGGTACAATGAAATTTCAGATTATGATTTTTCTAATCCAGGATTTTCTGAAAGTGCCGGTCATTTCACTCAAGTTGTTTGGAAATCATCTACTCAAGTTGGCTGTGGGATTAAGGATTGTAGTAGTAATGGTTGGGGTAGTTACGTTATTTGTTCATATGATCCTGCTGGGAATGTTATTGGTAATTTTGCTGATAACGTTGAACCATTGgcttaa